A region of the Osmia lignaria lignaria isolate PbOS001 chromosome 5, iyOsmLign1, whole genome shotgun sequence genome:
GATTGTGCTCCAATTGGTTAGCAAATTTAACGCCTGgagatgaaataatattttggaTAAGAAAAGGAACTTTTAAGTTTGCATACAATAAGCCAATGATATTCATTGGTCCTGGCACAGGAGTTGCACCATTTCGGTCGGCTTTATTAGATAAATCAACGATGGATGAGGATTTAAGTAATTGCATCCTCTTCTTTGGTTGTAGAAACAAAGAGAAAGATTATCAttgtaaaaatgattttgagtatTTATCGGACAAAAGACATTTACAATTGTTCTGTGCATTTTCTAGAGATcaagaacataaaatgtaggctGATACATATTAATAAGATCTTACAATTTATATCtcattaatatatacatatatacactgTCTTATAATTAACTGTTGAATATGTATTTCAGATATGTGCAGCATCTTATACATGAACAAAAACAGCTATGCTGGGAATTTCTTAGCAAAGGTGGTAATATTTATCTAGCAGGTAATTCTAAAAATATGCCAAATTGTGTTCGCGAAGAATTTGTAAATTTAGTAAAAGAATTTGCCAATTTAAATGAAGAAGAAGCAGAGTATTTTATTAAGCagttagaaaatgaaaaccACTATCAAGTTGAAACGTGGggttaataaaaaatgtaaaatatgttgACTGCCAGGTTATAAAACATACGTGcatgtaaaaaatatgttaataatatttttaaaagttaCAATGATGTAACCTCGTGCTTATGATTGTAAATTATTGTACAAAAACTATAGTATCTATGTTTATTTTTACTCATACGAATACTacaaaattagaaatgaaatgatgtaattattttttatatctcGCGTCCATTATATTCATTATGCAAAACTGTTCTAATTGTTTCATTTGAATATCATAAATATGCGCGCGTGTCGTAACACCTCGGACTAGTTCGTGAATCTTCGCACAGCGTGGAGTTAAGTTGACGAACTCTAACCCTGCTTATCTTAACTCGCAAAAATAAAGCAGAAACATGGTACGTTTTGCATGTCGGGGAACAGTTCTATTCATAACTCTAGCACCTTAACTACTGTATCATGCAGTGATACTAAATATATTATCAAGTATTTCTTTCCGAGAAGAAACCAAAGAATAGCTGGGAAGATTCTACAAATGTCGTTTAAATAACTCTCACGCTCGAATCTCTTAGTAATTTGAATTCTCAACGACGTCCGTCCAACTGATAAAACAAAAACGGCATTCGGATAAAGCAACTATCAAGTTCGCCTTCGTTAGAACGACACGTGAAATGCATTAACCTCTAACATTACATAGCCTTTAATTTGATTTAAGTTTAAAACTCGGTAGAAAAATGGCGGGCAGTTACACAAAGAAGGAATTTGGTGTGGGCCCCGAGGAACAGACCTTACTGAAAGATTCAAATGGAACACGTATCGTTCCCGCAAAAGGTatataatatttcactattactttttttttcttaacattttcgaaTCTTTATCATTTCAGTTTTACCACTATAATTTAAATGCTAAGAGTTCTATCCTTCTTGGaagtactctttttttttttttttcatttttcctacaAATACCCGACCAAACCGGTCCTTTGATTATGAAGAGTCACAGAGTGTGCTTTGAGTATTACTTTCCAACCATTTGAACTACAACATTCATTTATGTTTTgcctaattatatttttatgaaagaatAGTGTTCGTTTAACATTTATTATGAAATGTTAAGTATTACTTTCATATGTAAATTATAATGTCAATTATCTttaaattgttacaaaatgtagttTCCAAAATACAGTTTTAGTATTTCATAATTGAAAGTTTCAATTTGTAAAAACAGTTAGTATAATCTTTTAACAGCGTATCACATTGTAAGATTTTATATGTAGATAGCTTTATCTATGTATACACGTGTTTATCTTTTGATTTACATGTtccattaattaatgaaatttcaaaacatGATAAGGATAAAAAAAGTGAATAAAACATGTTTTGTTACTTTTCGTATgcctaataaataaatagtttGTACGTagatattgaataaataaagatGATTAATTCAAATGAAAATGTATATCACAAATAgctgaatgaaatattttttatttaccaaatattttgtaatattttttctaaaattaatcatttatacTGCTGGAACTTTGGTATATGTATTTGTTACTTtacattattacaaatatttatattttttactttcacCATCATTATCATACTCTACTAACTAAAATAATGAGTTTAAGAATTTAAGTTTGTAACATAatgtattcaattttataatttaattacgaTTAGTATCATTTTATTGTACTACATGCTTGCAGCATAATGTTGTGTGTGTTATAGAGGAATATAATTAAGGCCAAAATGGAATATAAATAAGATAAATGAATATCTCTTCCACAGATTGCATTGAAACTTCTTATAATACTTTTAAAGTTCACATTCAAACTGGTAAttaatgattatttttattttgtttttaacatATAGACATAATACACGTGTCATTATAATCAATATTATCGTTTCTTATTTGTCTCCTATAAATTTAAGATATAAATATAGAATCGTATATATAGCAAATGCATGTACCTTGTtcactaaattaataaattgcttCAAATTGAAAGATTATTAAAGTGTTGTTGGGGTGGCTGTTATTGCTATAGCATTAAATGAATCTGTGCATGACACACTTCATATTGAAGAACTGAATCTTTCGTTGTAGGTACTGAACCTGTTCGTCTGTCTCCTGGTTGGGAAGGAACAGGTAGACCTGACGATGAATTGAATTTTAAAGGTGTTACAATGGATCAGGCAGATCTTGAATTGAATCCTCCTAGAGATAGGTAAGTACAATTTGCatagttttatattatttattaaaaagaaattaaactgTATTtagtaaaatatgtatttattttagaTTAAACATAGTATTCTGCATAATGGTACTTCATGGAATTGGAATTTTGATGCCATGGAATATGTTCATAACTGCAAAAGATGTACGACCCTTCAAAATGTTTTTCCTGCATAGTATAAAATACTTTAGGATTAATATATTAACTTTTCTTTTTcagtattttgttaattataaattatccaAGGATTATACAGGGATTAAATCAAACTATGGTTCAAATTTTCTTCCATACTTAGAATTTGCATCACAAGTACCAAATCTACTGTTTAATtggttaaatatatttatacaacTCGGGTATGTATATTTCTGATACATTTCATTTAGTACTTTATAGGATACCATTTATCTATTAATATAATCTAAAAAATGTTGCTTTTAATGTATTCTTATTGTTATATTGATTGTTATTTTATGATAACCTTTTAGTGGCAATTTGACAACACGTATAGTATGGGGTATCTTCATACAGGTTTTAATATTTGTATGTACAGTTATTTTGGCAATGACTGATAGCTCTGGTTGGCCAGGTGTTTTTTTCTGGATCACCATATTTTCTGTTATTATATTGAACAGTAAGATAAAACTATATTTTCTGTGAAttttttgaatttgttaatgataTAATACTTTAggtaatttataattgtaaGAATTTGATCAATCTTAAAGTATCATACATTTTCTACATacatttttgtataaataactATATGAACAATACCTGGTCTGAATTATGGAATTTTTTTTAGTTGCTAATGGAATTTACCAAAACTCTGTGTTTGGTATGGTCGCAAAGTTACCTGGAAAGTATACAGGAGCTGTAATCTTAGGAACGGTAAACACTAACTCGTATACTTgtgtgataaaaatattatgtaacatGTACATCTACAAGATATGATATTTTCTTGATCCTTTCAGAATTTAAGTGGAACAGTTACAGCCATCATTAATTTCCTTGCTCAATATATGGCACCAAATACGCGGACCGCTGCaatatattactttataacAGCTCTGTTTGTTCTTCTTGCATGTTTTGATACTTACTTTGCTCTACCCATAAATGTGAGCTTCATAATCTTTCGTAAgtttaatttttccattaattGATACTGTGTATTAATTATGATTGTTTGTAGAGATTTTATCGATATCGGGAATTATTACATCAAAAAGGAGTAAATAAAAGACAACTGGAAAATAGTGCAAGAGGCAAAACTAACAGGCCGCCGtattggaaaatatttaaacaatgttttcttcaatgttttaacacattttttgtattttttgtaactctttctttgtttccgACTGTTCAATCTGATATAAAACGCTCGGATCTTAATTTCGTAGTTCCGACAGAGTATTACAGTAGTGTTATGTGTTTTCTCACATTTAATATTACTGCTTTAATTGGTAGTTCTATCGCATCGTTAGTTCAGTGGGTGAGTATTGTTTAATTCATAAGTTTGTGAAATATTAAACATAGAAattaagtttttaatttttcttcatatAGCCTAGTGAAAAGTATTTGGTGATCCCAGTCGTTTTGCGTGTTTTGTACATACCGTTGTTTTTATTATGCAATTATCAACCAAGTTCTGATATTGCAAGAGCGTTACCAGTGTATATTAATAACGACTGGGTTTATTTTGTAATCGCTGTTACCATGGGTGTAAGCAGTGGTTATTTTTCATCGTTATCCATGATGTACTGTCCTAGGTGAGACTCTATTagtaataagaagaaaaatattttattttcaatgctAAATAATATCGTTCAttgtattttctaatttcaGGATGGTAGACTCTCAACATAGTGCAACAGCTGGTATGTTTGGCGCAGCGTCATTAGTTTCAGGAATCTGTGCTGGAATATTGTTTTCTATGATCATGCCCAGCTTAGtacaaaatttatcatttgAATTATCTTAATGTGCATAACATTGAATAATAAGGTACTAATGCATATTTAATAACGTTTACTAACTAGAAGAATCAAAAAAAGAGGAGCACACAAAAAATTACGAAATTGGAAGTCACAAAgtatatcatttaaaaattagacCTTATAACGAATGAATTAAATAGATTTCACAACGCGTAAATGGACAAAACTGAAGATAAACATTATTTAAgtacataataatttcattgaatgaaatattataattgattaatttcGAATTAAAATATAGCAAAgatcttcattttattattaaaaaaaaaaaaaagtatgataCGAAGGTTGAAGAACATCTGTAAAAATTGTCGAATTTGTATTaatgaaaacaatttaataattcataataagCTGTTAAAAGTTTGAAGCAAGAATAGAAATTTATTACCGTTTCAAATTCATATTAATAATACCAATATTTAATCACTGCCCCAAACTATTGCTATTAAATTGGACCAATAAGCCTTAATAATCACATATTGCTAGGTTTTTCACATGCATAACTTCGTTCAAAGCCGCTAAAATAAGCACACGAAAAgatttgtacgtttaataattgTTACTTACATAGACCAAATTTAAAGTAAGACTGGttaatatttgttaatatttcagACTAACAACTTAACAAAGTCAAAACTGAACTGTACACAGTTTGTATGGCTAATGTTTTAAATCACTCATTTTTGTTGAATGCTTAGTAACCATAGTGAGTAACTTATAGCATCTAACTGTTTTCATTATTCTCAGAAAACAGATGCATTTAGAAAAGCATATTAGAACACGTTATACTCAAATACGTACAGGTTTTACACCGACCAATTAATGTTTGACGATGCGTGgtgtattgttttattatatttctcatACGGTTGTATTCttttattaagtatttttacaaatgttATTATTCAATATAAATTTTGTGTTTTACATATTTTGACATATTagttctatattatttttttttttaatagtattTACAATTAACGCTcacaattatacaaaatattagaTAATTAATACTTTTTTTAAGTAACAATTTTATGAGGCATAAATTGATCTGATTAGCACTAGGCTAAATGTAGATCAAGacaataaaatttttgtttcatttataaGAGATGTTATCTTGCATTTGttgcatttaaaaacattttttatatttagcgTTATACGTTTAgtatttactttaattttgaaattactttGCTATGCattaaaaagaaactaaagCAGTGTATATAGCTAAACGCTATAATACTATAACACTGTATAATAAGAAGCTCAATAAGACTACTCTATTCAGAtattttctgtatatttatgaatattatataTGTTTACGTATATATTCTCAAAGtttgttcaaaatttctaaaatacgACGTATTTTACAGtcagtaaaaaaattatttttatttcaggtaTGTTGTAAATGATGTATACTAttttagtattttatttatatgttaCCGATTACTACGAATTCCAAGTTACACAATAACAAATGTTCAGATTAACTGAAACATAAGTattcttaataaattttaatatatgtactgtcatatatacatatatacatatattatacacATGTTTGTCAGTTTCAGTATAGAAAAACAAACTGGAAAAAGTATGCATCattaaatatgaatttttcttttgataaaattagtaattttgtaAATACCGTCTAAGTGCTTCCACATGTTCTAACATGTGATGAGTACAAAATTTGCAGTTTTATTATATACAGTATACATTAACTTGTAATATCTACTATTTATAATACTGTTTGTTGTCTTTTTTCATCAAATCATACCTAATTATACTAAAACTCTTACATACTTTCAAGTTATGCTCAGCTAAATCGATTATCGTATAGCCATATATTGATAAACTTAAACAAATTTTTGCTGATATAAAAATACCTTAAATTACCTCAATTGTTGTACCCCCAAGTTGACcacaaattttattctaaaaCATAGAATCCGAATTCCTAGAAGGACAATCCTCCACATAAAGTAATCCagacaataaattataaatgaaattcaatgaaatcaATGAATAAACGTCATTGAACTTAAAGCTGATAGAGCatagaaagaatatttttatattgattcACTCGTGGACATGTTTCATCTAAAATTGCTTAATGCATATCATTATATAGATTAGGATTATTTCAGTAAAATTCGTACACTGAAATTATTAacttaaaacaaataaaaatggtgGTACATCTGTTTTTTACATGAAAATAGTATCGCGCGATACAACTACTACAGCAATCATATTACACTAATGTTACAAAGTTTACCACTACTATGTTCAGATGTTTGGGCATGcaaagtataaatataaatgactGTAATATACTTACAAAGCTCATGGTTACAAATGCGTCTTAAAACGTAGATTTATGGAATTGTTTTAATAGTTCAATTTATTGTAGAAAAGatgttaaataaatgaataaggACAATTTTCatatcatatttaataattaaccgtATTGGTATaatgatttttatatcatttttatatcgaAAAACTAAAACGTTTTCCATAACATACACATAAATCTGTTTGTATCACATTTTATTCTAGTAAGTGATcacaaataaaatttgcaaaaaatacTTCCTTAAAAATAGATGTTATTTCTTTTGTTAATATCGGTATACAATATTAAACAGTAAATATTCCGAGTTAGATTACGAGAAAGATGCACTATACACAGTAGAAGTTGTGCCTGAGTCAGCAAATTTTACATAACATacactttttctatttttttatatggAAATACTTCTTTGGTTTTCGGACAAACTACAGTACCATTATTTTCCTGAGCCATTTTTTCCAGTGCCTAGAATAACATAgagtatattaatttaatacatatatttatataattttatatattataaatacaaaGAATTTTTACTCACTTGTTCTCCATATACGTATCCATTTGGCATCATCATTGGTtgattatattcatttaatggTTTTCCACTAATACTACAAACAAGTCTAGACTGTGAACAATGAGCAAAAGGCAATGGAACAGCCAGTTCATTAAGAGCCTCGTTACACACTGGACAGTTTGGATTTCTGCCTTCTTTGTTTGCACTATAACACTGTGGTGTTTTTAATGCTGATAAACCTGCTTGTAGCGCTACCGTGAAAACACTTTGACTAGCCAATTGGAAAAGTCTATAATTTTCATGTCTAAATTGCTCGATTAATCTATCCCACCTGTAAAAGTTACATAACACAAAGATAGTAACCATTCTGTTTGGaagaaatttatgtaaaaataatttaacaagaAATACAAGTACCTCTTTTCATCTAATAAATCTTTATATGGACTGAGTGATGTATTAGCTGGAAATGCTAGCTGCCCCATACAGCACTGAATTTCTTGTAACTGGTAATCATCATAATTTGTAAAACATCTTCTGGCATGCTTAACAGCGTCAAGCCTTCTATCCTGTCTGACTAATTCTACAAATTCTTGTACACGTAAATTAAATTCCATAGTACTTCCTAATTTTCTTAACTTAGATCGATTGTCATAGCACCATCCAACGCATCTTGCAGTTTCATGATTTGCTAAAGATGTTTCAACTTCTCTTGATACCATAAAAACATCTAGATACATAGAGAAATTAATGAGATTATTTATACAACGTATCGATTAATGTCAATAGCTAACATACCTATATTTGTTAAATCTCTAAGTTCGCTACTGTCTGCTAATTTGGTTGCAGTTTTGTAATAGCCTTTACGAAGGAAATATTCTATTAACATTCTATCGAGTCTCTGTCGCCGCCATTGATTTACAACACTTGGCGCAGTATTAGCATGTTCCTTTAAATGTTCTAGCCGTCTTTTGCAAACCATTCCTGCTTGCAACTCTTCTGCGATGGATTCTTGCGCCTTTCTTTTTAAAGTTTGAAGCTTCTCTACAACGCCTCCCAATAATATGCTCATTTCCCCGGCAGGAACAGAAGTTTTATTATCCTTCATTAATTCATTAGCTGCCGCTTGTACATACGAAGCTTCTCTGTCAATTACTTTTTGAGCTAAACGAAACTTTTTATTCAAGAGTTCATAAGGAACctgaaaatcaaatattttatgaattaatttCTATTCAGTTTCCTAAATTgtgtaaataaatcatttcacATTAAGAAATAATGAAccgaaaattgtaaaattaaaatatacttgTGAGTACAGAAAATAATGATggaaaaaatttgtaaataattaaattaaatggaaattaaataCAACAAACAAATGGTAAATACCTTTAATGTAGGGTATTCGAGACTTTTAACGTCTGACATATTGGTTATGCTCAAACTacgcataaaattatatttgaaaatctgAGGAAAATTATGTTTATTGTATCGTAGCTAATATTCTTTGAAATTATGTATCATAGTCGTCCATCTCCTATCATCCAAATATCAGTATGTTTATACACAATGATAGTAAATAGAACAACTTTGACACGCGACTGTCTTCAAGAATCATGAAAACTCTTGTACTATTTTAACAAAGATAATTATCATTTTGTTTACGCATGATGAAAATGTTAGTGTAATAGTAAAACTGTAGATGGCTCTATTAACTATAAAAACAAGGGATGATCCTCAATCTGAATCATGTGACTGAACAATTCgtcatcaattaaaaaattgactACCGATTATACTGGAATAcagtttattttacaatttctcatagtaataaaaaaatgaagtgTATGTAACGTCAATATACCTATactattcattttaataataataatttaagtgTTGCATCTTATTTTGGCCAATGATCACTGACGTTTTTGATTGGTTATTGAACGGATTAATTTTGGGCTTCGACCAATCATGGAATTTGAGTATCTAACCCGAGTGTAACATAATTGAATAGAAAATACTAATAATGTCAGCGTGGTTTAATGTTTTGGAAGTGAAATGTGTACACTTGCCTTAGAAATATCAATGGAAACTCTCATAAAGGTAGATttctgaataaattttcattacaattttgtattttagtGAAATAATGTAAACTCTTAGCAATCACACGTGCATACCTGATAAAAAAAGTTTTATTCCGgtaatttgttaatatttacaTGTTACTTCTATACTTTTAGATTtagattataatttaaatataaaattgttatatgtTCATTTTggtataaaaatgtttgaagttattttaaatattgaatactTCAAACGTACGTCAGGAAGAAGTTGTTAATCTTctgagaaaatttattatatttatagataTATAAATAACATGTTTGAATTGCTATTAGgtacaaaaaaaataaaaattttccaagaACAAACTGTAATAGTTTGTTTTTCGAAATTGTTGCAAAAATTCGGCCGATGTTTAACCGTTCGGCAGAAGCAAATCGGAGGTAATCGGTTACTTTCGGTCATGTTCGGCCGGTGACGGAGAGTATCGGTGGCGCGCGCGAGTCACTCGGATGGCCGGGGGCCGCCATTTTCCTCCAGCGAGGGAGACAGTCGCGAACGTAGTTCCGCGCATTGTCGACCAATTTTTTCGTCGAATCGAGGGATTTTCGTGAATAACTGGGGCGTCGGGCGGGCGCGCGTGACCCCAGTGCCCGTATCCGAGCGAGTATCGTTCCACGGGAGGCTCGAAGTCACCCGTGGACGCCGCGAGAGCCGTGTGAATCGGAATACAGAGTCAAGGCGCCGCGCGTATACCCCTGAAACCGAGACACATCGTAAGAACGCCGTGTGAGAGAGTGATTAGTTTGGTGATCGCAGTGTACCCGGTGAAAATACACGAGTACCCAGAAGTACTGTGAACCGAAGGAATACAGGGAGAATCGCCTCCGACAGGTTAGTGAGTGTTTTTCTCACGTAGATCGCGCCGCCGAGAGAGCTCAGTGTACGCCGTGTGCGTCGCTCGCGCGGCCCCTGGTGTGCACGGTGCATGCGTGCACACACGCATCGGAGAAAATTCCGCGGGTTCGTGCGTGCGTATGTGTATGTGTATTCGTATGCGTTTCTATCCATCCGTCCGTGCGCGCGACCAATACGATGCATACACACGTAGTTCATCGTTTAACCGTTCTACGTCCTTCTGTGTGTGTACGAGTGTATGACACTTAGTGTGCGAGTATACCGACTTAGTGTGATATGGCGGGAGACGCCGCGTTAGTACCGAACCACGCgcctttctttttattcgctCCTCCGCTCAGCAGTGGCCTGATTACTCTTTTCTTATTCCTATGCATTCTTCGAGTTTCCGCAAactttcatgaaattttcatttatcctcCATGAAAGTTTATATCAATCGGAGTAGTCGGTTTCTTTTTCCAGTGTAAACTGTAAACGTATCTTGACGTTGACCTTCGGCGACGTCTTCCAACCTTTCCGATGAAACATTACATGCTTCGTGCTTCTCGTATTTCCCACTCTGTGTACATCTATGTGAATCAGTGTCTAGgacttgttaaatattatttacaatatgttaatttttcaatagtatacaaatgaataatttatttgttttattacacAGAAAGACTGTAACAACAGTGCGTATCCATAAGACTATCTTGGTGGTACATAAATTGTTCGTGTGAAAtagatttacaataattttcgttcaaaattatttctaactGAAATACACGTGCGACTAAATGAATTTTCTGACGTATCGCGAGAGTATGaaaattgttatgaaatattgcTAGATGGCAGCACTGGTCGGCacgatttgaaatttttgtttataaaaagaaacgcTTGCACAATTTTCAGTTGTACCGTTCACTGTGTACGGTTCGGAACGGATCACGACGGGCACAGATCAAGCccaacatttttctaatttaaaaggAATCATGTTGGTGAAAATGGTTGATTTAACGTACGAAGGACATGTCAGTGGATTAAAGTACCCCTGGTACAGTATAGTCCGATGTAAATCATTTATTCTGCTAAGTGTACGTGTCATGCGGTTGACCGCCATTTGGATAGACGCTTCTAGAATATCATTCATTtgtatctctctttctctttttatctCACAATGTACACACACCGTATTAACGTACGATTCCTTTCTCACGCGAGACTCCTACACACGCTACTACTACAGGATTTTCTTTGACCGACAACGTAATTCAGAAACGATTTTACACTCGTCTTAAATTATCACACCACGTACGTACTATAAATTAGCCCTTGAACAGCGTAGCCtgagtcaatcgtgacccaaacttacaaaacgcaTGCAatgatattaacctaaagttaatattaaaaacagAATTTGTAAACAGACCGTGTGAAATTgcattaaaattgggactctctccacggtccgccgtctgagggtTAATGTCTGAGTTTCACTATAATGACATTCgcaaataatttttagaacaatgtaaaatagaaaattaaatttaaattgggcCTTACTCCATGGCTCGCCATCCAAGGGTTTAACAACATTCgttaataatttttagaacaatgcaaaatttagaaaatgaaaatagaaaattaaattaaaattgggccttacaccatggtccgctgtctgaGGATTAATGTCCGAGTTTCACTATAACCACATTCGCCAATAATTTttagaacaatgtaaaatttagaaaatgaaaataatatgaaacagaaaattaaattaaaattgggccttactccatggtccgccgtctgcgGGTGAACATTCTCCAAGAGTTCCAACGAACTTGGACTTAAACGATTACCATCCTTACCGATACAACAAACGCATAGAGGTTCTCAACTTTCTTTCCAGGTGTTGGGGGAATCTTGTATGTATTTTCATACAGCCCGCAtcctttaatttgatatatcaccAGTATGGCTCTCGTACATCGTTTCCGATGGGTTTAAGCCTCTCCCGtgattaaataaaacaaatcagtaaataacattgatattaataattaaagtaccACTTTTTATATTCATCAGTGCGTACACGtaggaaaataataaagtaaaGAAACGAatgtttttgtattaaaaatttgtcgAATTTCGTAGCTCCATTTTTTCGATGAGTTCGACGTTCTTACTGCACTTGATTAACAAGCTTCCGTTCAAAGCGATAAAGCATGCTAACGACCTACTAATCTGAAATGTAGGGTTCGAACGGCCACGAGATATTAAAAGCGCGACACTAACTCTTCTATACCGATTTCTAGCGGAAAAATGTTGTTCCCCTTAATTCGG
Encoded here:
- the LOC117607878 gene encoding NADPH-dependent diflavin oxidoreductase 1 isoform X4; its protein translation is MNVTILYGSETGTAQDVAEQIWKNVKRKGLKSTICAMNEYDIQNLNSEKMMIFVVATTGQGDPPENMKGFWRFLLRKNLPPTLLNNVKYGILGLGDSSYKKFNFAAKKLNKRLIQLGATELLSVGLADDQHDLGIDAVVDPWEQELWTKVAETFNISVTDFMDDQNTIIERFDVSEICINPISHEYHSDSDIYMKEVLTNNEMRVGTVIENIRTTSEDHFQDVRLIRLKSDGINYQPGDVLYVRPKNSKKQVERFFSILNDNNVQVHPDMIVQISEKEIKIPTVLNQTLRLSQIVEQYWDLSFKPRRSTMQVLSLISENELEKEKLHEFTTADGQEELYSYINRPRRNILELLADFSCTTSKLNLKLLFEIMSPIKPRAFSIASSLRVTENEIHLLVAVVKYKTKLLEPRYGLCSNWLANLTPGDEIIFWIRKGTFKFAYNKPMIFIGPGTGVAPFRSALLDKSTMDEDLSNCILFFGCRNKEKDYHCKNDFEYLSDKRHLQLFCAFSRDQEHKIYVQHLIHEQKQLCWEFLSKGGNIYLAGTEPVRLSPGWEGTGRPDDELNFKGVTMDQADLELNPPRDRLNIVFCIMVLHGIGILMPWNMFITAKDYFVNYKLSKDYTGIKSNYGSNFLPYLEFASQVPNLLFNWLNIFIQLGGNLTTRIVWGIFIQVLIFVCTVILAMTDSSGWPGVFFWITIFSVIILNIANGIYQNSVFGMVAKLPGKYTGAVILGTNLSGTVTAIINFLAQYMAPNTRTAAIYYFITALFVLLACFDTYFALPINRFYRYRELLHQKGVNKRQLENSARGKTNRPPYWKIFKQCFLQCFNTFFVFFVTLSLFPTVQSDIKRSDLNFVVPTEYYSSVMCFLTFNITALIGSSIASLVQWPSEKYLVIPVVLRVLYIPLFLLCNYQPSSDIARALPVYINNDWVYFVIAVTMGVSSGYFSSLSMMYCPRMVDSQHSATAGMFGAASLVSGICAGILFSMIMPSLVQNLSFELS
- the LOC117607878 gene encoding equilibrative nucleoside transporter 1 isoform X2; the encoded protein is MAGSYTKKEFGVGPEEQTLLKDSNGTRIVPAKGTEPVRLSPGWEGTGRPDDELNFKGVTMDQADLELNPPRDRLNIVFCIMVLHGIGILMPWNMFITAKDYFVNYKLSKDYTGIKSNYGSNFLPYLEFASQVPNLLFNWLNIFIQLGGNLTTRIVWGIFIQVLIFVCTVILAMTDSSGWPGVFFWITIFSVIILNIANGIYQNSVFGMVAKLPGKYTGAVILGTNLSGTVTAIINFLAQYMAPNTRTAAIYYFITALFVLLACFDTYFALPINRFYRYRELLHQKGVNKRQLENSARGKTNRPPYWKIFKQCFLQCFNTFFVFFVTLSLFPTVQSDIKRSDLNFVVPTEYYSSVMCFLTFNITALIGSSIASLVQWPSEKYLVIPVVLRVLYIPLFLLCNYQPSSDIARALPVYINNDWVYFVIAVTMGVSSGYFSSLSMMYCPRMVDSQHSATAGMFGAASLVSGICAGILFSMIMPSLVQNLSFELS
- the LOC117607878 gene encoding equilibrative nucleoside transporter 1 isoform X1, yielding MAGSYTKKEFGVGPEEQTLLKDSNGTRIVPAKDCIETSYNTFKVHIQTGTEPVRLSPGWEGTGRPDDELNFKGVTMDQADLELNPPRDRLNIVFCIMVLHGIGILMPWNMFITAKDYFVNYKLSKDYTGIKSNYGSNFLPYLEFASQVPNLLFNWLNIFIQLGGNLTTRIVWGIFIQVLIFVCTVILAMTDSSGWPGVFFWITIFSVIILNIANGIYQNSVFGMVAKLPGKYTGAVILGTNLSGTVTAIINFLAQYMAPNTRTAAIYYFITALFVLLACFDTYFALPINRFYRYRELLHQKGVNKRQLENSARGKTNRPPYWKIFKQCFLQCFNTFFVFFVTLSLFPTVQSDIKRSDLNFVVPTEYYSSVMCFLTFNITALIGSSIASLVQWPSEKYLVIPVVLRVLYIPLFLLCNYQPSSDIARALPVYINNDWVYFVIAVTMGVSSGYFSSLSMMYCPRMVDSQHSATAGMFGAASLVSGICAGILFSMIMPSLVQNLSFELS
- the LOC117607878 gene encoding equilibrative nucleoside transporter 1 isoform X3 — translated: MKCTEPVRLSPGWEGTGRPDDELNFKGVTMDQADLELNPPRDRLNIVFCIMVLHGIGILMPWNMFITAKDYFVNYKLSKDYTGIKSNYGSNFLPYLEFASQVPNLLFNWLNIFIQLGGNLTTRIVWGIFIQVLIFVCTVILAMTDSSGWPGVFFWITIFSVIILNIANGIYQNSVFGMVAKLPGKYTGAVILGTNLSGTVTAIINFLAQYMAPNTRTAAIYYFITALFVLLACFDTYFALPINRFYRYRELLHQKGVNKRQLENSARGKTNRPPYWKIFKQCFLQCFNTFFVFFVTLSLFPTVQSDIKRSDLNFVVPTEYYSSVMCFLTFNITALIGSSIASLVQWPSEKYLVIPVVLRVLYIPLFLLCNYQPSSDIARALPVYINNDWVYFVIAVTMGVSSGYFSSLSMMYCPRMVDSQHSATAGMFGAASLVSGICAGILFSMIMPSLVQNLSFELS